From Marinobacterium sp. LSUCC0821, a single genomic window includes:
- the ccoG gene encoding cytochrome c oxidase accessory protein CcoG, which produces MSNIPVKDVTPNQGSGSDESYDLYAKRQHIYVKKTSGLFQKLRDISSYTMLFLFFTFSWLQWDGHQAVLFDLPARQFHVFNFTFWPQDFMLLSWLLIIMAFTLFFVTVFAGRLWCGYACPQFVWTWIFIKIEQLTEGDRNARMKLNKQPMSGAKFARKFAKHFLWLLVGAVSAVAFVGYFSPVRELVPNILAWDLGPWETWWLLFFTFGTYGAAGWLREQVCIYMCPYARFQSVMFDQDTLIISYDKARGENRGSRKREADYKAEGLGDCIDCGHCVHVCPVGIDIRDGLQYECVACGACVDACDNIMERMGYDKGLVRYTTEHELEGKKTHLLRPRLIGYFVAICAMFIAFSYVLFTRVPLEVDVIRERGQLYSTTPDGMIRNTYTLKLANKSQKDNQYDIRLEGLDDAIIKGDTHVKIAVGELLDHTIYVEMDPRSLNKVNYEIEFIVTASDGSGIEADSESRFIGPTPTR; this is translated from the coding sequence ATGTCAAATATCCCGGTAAAAGATGTAACCCCAAATCAGGGCTCTGGAAGCGACGAGTCATATGACCTCTACGCAAAAAGACAACACATCTATGTTAAGAAGACGAGCGGTCTATTTCAGAAGCTAAGGGATATCTCTAGCTACACAATGCTGTTCCTATTCTTCACCTTCTCTTGGTTACAGTGGGATGGACATCAAGCAGTTCTATTTGACCTTCCAGCTCGTCAGTTCCATGTATTTAATTTCACCTTCTGGCCACAGGACTTCATGCTCCTCTCTTGGCTACTGATCATAATGGCCTTCACCCTCTTCTTTGTGACTGTGTTTGCCGGTCGCTTATGGTGTGGCTACGCCTGTCCACAATTTGTATGGACATGGATCTTCATCAAAATTGAGCAACTTACAGAGGGTGACCGTAATGCCCGTATGAAGCTCAACAAGCAACCAATGAGCGGCGCTAAATTTGCTCGCAAGTTCGCTAAGCATTTCCTTTGGCTACTTGTAGGCGCGGTTTCCGCAGTTGCTTTTGTCGGTTACTTCTCACCAGTACGTGAACTTGTTCCTAACATCCTCGCTTGGGATCTAGGACCTTGGGAGACCTGGTGGTTACTCTTCTTCACTTTCGGTACTTACGGTGCTGCAGGTTGGTTGCGTGAGCAAGTATGTATCTACATGTGTCCATACGCGCGTTTCCAGAGCGTTATGTTCGACCAAGACACACTGATCATCTCGTACGACAAAGCGCGTGGTGAAAACCGCGGTAGCCGTAAGCGCGAAGCAGACTACAAAGCTGAAGGCCTTGGTGACTGTATCGATTGTGGCCACTGTGTCCATGTCTGCCCTGTCGGTATAGATATTCGTGATGGGCTTCAGTATGAGTGCGTTGCTTGTGGTGCCTGTGTGGATGCCTGTGACAACATTATGGAGCGCATGGGTTACGACAAGGGACTGGTACGCTACACCACTGAACATGAACTAGAGGGTAAAAAGACCCACCTACTTCGTCCACGCCTAATCGGCTACTTCGTAGCAATCTGCGCGATGTTTATCGCCTTCAGCTACGTACTATTTACTCGCGTGCCGCTTGAGGTAGACGTTATTCGTGAACGTGGTCAGCTTTACAGCACTACGCCTGATGGAATGATTCGTAACACCTACACATTGAAGCTTGCGAACAAATCGCAGAAAGATAACCAATATGACATCCGTCTTGAAGGTCTTGATGACGCCATCATCAAAGGGGATACCCATGTGAAGATTGCGGTCGGTGAACTTCTAGATCACACAATTTATGTTGAGATGGATCCTCGCTCTCTGAACAAGGTGAACTACGAGATTGAGTTTATCGTAACTGCATCTGATGGCTCAGGTATCGAGGCTGATTCTGAGAGCCGCTTTATCGGGCCGACTCCAACTCGATAA
- a CDS encoding cbb3-type cytochrome oxidase subunit 3 → MSYELYGPFIPVIMLVTFIGLFIWVLLPQNRKRFDDAANLPFQDEELDKKSREADRVE, encoded by the coding sequence GTGAGTTACGAATTATACGGTCCATTTATACCAGTCATTATGCTGGTGACCTTTATCGGTCTTTTTATCTGGGTTCTGCTTCCACAAAACCGTAAACGTTTTGATGATGCAGCCAACCTCCCCTTCCAGGATGAGGAGTTGGATAAAAAGAGTCGTGAAGCAGATCGTGTAGAGTAA
- the rlmM gene encoding 23S rRNA (cytidine(2498)-2'-O)-methyltransferase RlmM, whose amino-acid sequence MSTLLIYCRSGFESEAASEISVKAADAGIYGYPKFEALQGYIEFVVNPPHTSLTILEKLRFRDLIFARQWVACDELLDNLPGKDRVTPISEAVARLPKAAELWSETADTTDGRNLNGFAKKLGSAAAAALRQKELMLPRKSKADWRLHLLVLANNRIWVGVSPLVNSSRWEQGINRLKFPADAPSRSTLKLEEAFHYFIPKRMWPERLVGGMRAVDLGAAPGGWTYQLVKLGMFVTSVDNGPMNDDLMETGQVDHKREDAFTFAPGKPVDLMVCDVVEKPSQVIELMAKWAVNGWADRLIFNLKLPMKQRYAEVADCLEQLETILQEHDVGYRLESRHLYHDREEITCYLELG is encoded by the coding sequence TTGAGCACCTTACTTATCTACTGCCGCAGTGGCTTTGAATCTGAAGCGGCGAGTGAAATCTCTGTTAAAGCCGCTGATGCAGGTATCTACGGATATCCTAAATTTGAAGCGCTGCAGGGCTACATAGAGTTTGTAGTAAATCCGCCGCACACTTCATTAACCATTTTGGAGAAGCTGCGTTTTCGCGATCTTATCTTCGCTCGGCAGTGGGTGGCTTGTGATGAGTTACTCGATAACTTGCCAGGCAAGGATAGGGTTACACCTATTAGTGAGGCAGTAGCTCGCCTTCCTAAAGCTGCAGAGCTCTGGTCGGAAACGGCCGATACTACAGATGGTCGCAACCTTAATGGATTTGCCAAAAAGCTTGGCAGTGCCGCCGCCGCAGCGCTACGTCAGAAGGAGTTGATGCTGCCGCGTAAAAGTAAGGCTGACTGGCGCCTTCATCTCTTGGTTCTGGCCAATAATCGCATCTGGGTAGGTGTCTCGCCCCTAGTGAATAGTTCGCGATGGGAGCAGGGGATCAACCGTTTGAAGTTTCCTGCCGATGCGCCAAGCCGCTCTACTTTGAAACTTGAAGAGGCGTTTCACTACTTCATCCCTAAACGTATGTGGCCTGAGCGTCTTGTCGGTGGCATGCGTGCTGTGGATCTTGGTGCGGCTCCAGGTGGTTGGACCTATCAGTTGGTTAAGCTCGGCATGTTTGTAACCTCTGTCGATAACGGGCCTATGAATGATGACCTGATGGAGACAGGCCAAGTCGATCATAAACGTGAAGATGCATTTACCTTTGCGCCAGGTAAGCCTGTTGATTTGATGGTTTGTGATGTTGTTGAAAAACCATCACAAGTGATTGAGTTGATGGCTAAGTGGGCTGTGAATGGTTGGGCAGATCGATTGATCTTTAACCTTAAACTTCCTATGAAGCAGCGATATGCCGAGGTCGCAGACTGTCTAGAGCAGCTTGAGACGATTCTGCAAGAGCATGATGTGGGTTATCGATTAGAGAGCAGGCACCTGTACCACGACCGTGAAGAGATTACCTGCTATCTAGAACTAGGTTAG
- the ccoN gene encoding cytochrome-c oxidase, cbb3-type subunit I, with protein sequence MSTATANTTYNYKVVRQFAIMTVVWGIVGMSMGVLIAAQLVWPALNFDTAWLSFGRLRPLHTNAVIFAFGGSALFATSYYVVQRTCQTRLFSDGLAAFTFWGWQVVILAAAITLPMGFTSSKEYAELEWPIDILIAVVWVSYAIVFMGTVKNRKTSHIYVGNWFYMAFIITVAVLHIVNNLEMPVTLWKSYSVYPGTVDAMVQWWYGHNAVGFFLTAGFLGMMYYFVPKQAERPIYSYRLSIVHFWALIATYMWAGGHHLHYSALPDWAQSVGMIMSLILLAPSWGGMINGMMTLSGAWHKLRTDPILRFLVVSLSFYGMSTFEGPMMAIKTVNALSHNTDWTIGHVHAGALGWVAMISIGAVYHMIPKLFGKAQMYSTGLINTHFWLATIGTVLYICAMWVNGILQGLMWRAVNEDGTLTYSFVEALEASHPGYFVRWLGGMFFVTGMLIMAYNVWQTVRANSTVANAENPDPAAAAA encoded by the coding sequence ATGAGCACTGCAACAGCAAATACGACATACAACTATAAGGTCGTGCGCCAGTTTGCCATCATGACAGTAGTCTGGGGCATAGTGGGCATGTCGATGGGTGTACTCATCGCTGCACAGCTGGTCTGGCCGGCACTTAACTTCGACACTGCATGGTTGTCATTTGGACGTCTTCGTCCACTTCACACCAACGCAGTAATTTTCGCCTTCGGCGGTAGCGCACTCTTTGCGACGTCTTACTACGTCGTCCAGCGCACCTGTCAGACTCGTCTATTCTCAGACGGTCTAGCAGCCTTCACATTCTGGGGCTGGCAGGTAGTGATCCTAGCGGCAGCGATTACGCTACCAATGGGTTTCACATCTTCTAAAGAGTACGCTGAGCTTGAATGGCCAATCGATATTCTGATCGCAGTAGTATGGGTTTCATACGCAATTGTGTTCATGGGTACCGTTAAGAACCGTAAGACCTCTCACATCTATGTGGGTAACTGGTTCTACATGGCTTTCATCATCACCGTTGCCGTTCTTCACATAGTGAACAACCTCGAAATGCCAGTAACACTGTGGAAATCTTACTCGGTTTACCCAGGTACTGTAGATGCGATGGTTCAGTGGTGGTACGGTCACAACGCGGTAGGTTTCTTCCTAACTGCAGGCTTCCTAGGCATGATGTACTACTTCGTACCTAAGCAGGCTGAACGTCCAATTTACTCTTACCGTCTATCAATCGTTCACTTCTGGGCGCTAATTGCGACCTACATGTGGGCGGGCGGTCACCACCTGCACTACTCAGCACTTCCAGACTGGGCTCAGTCTGTAGGTATGATCATGTCCCTGATCCTTCTTGCTCCATCTTGGGGTGGTATGATCAACGGTATGATGACGCTGTCAGGTGCTTGGCACAAACTACGTACGGACCCAATCCTACGTTTCCTTGTTGTCTCTCTATCATTCTACGGCATGTCGACCTTCGAAGGTCCGATGATGGCGATTAAGACTGTAAACGCACTTTCTCACAACACTGATTGGACTATCGGCCACGTACACGCTGGTGCCCTAGGTTGGGTTGCGATGATCTCTATCGGTGCGGTTTACCACATGATTCCGAAGCTATTTGGTAAGGCTCAGATGTACTCTACTGGCCTAATCAACACCCACTTCTGGCTAGCAACTATCGGTACTGTTCTTTACATCTGTGCGATGTGGGTAAACGGTATTCTTCAGGGCCTAATGTGGCGTGCAGTTAACGAAGACGGCACCCTAACCTACTCTTTCGTAGAAGCGCTTGAAGCGAGCCACCCTGGTTACTTCGTTCGCTGGTTGGGCGGTATGTTCTTCGTGACAGGTATGCTAATCATGGCTTACAACGTATGGCAGACCGTACGTGCTAATAGCACTGTAGCAAATGCTGAAAATCCAGATCCAGCAGCAGCTGCAGCGTAA
- a CDS encoding antibiotic biosynthesis monooxygenase yields MIKVFINRKVPTELEDAYTELAKETLHASMLTPGFIKGEVMHDINDPEHRLVVATYRSLADWQRWYESAERRALMDRLRPMLERDELIKIYEH; encoded by the coding sequence ATGATAAAAGTCTTTATTAACCGCAAAGTACCGACGGAACTGGAAGATGCATACACAGAGCTTGCTAAAGAGACACTGCATGCTTCGATGCTAACCCCTGGATTTATAAAGGGTGAAGTGATGCATGACATTAATGATCCAGAGCATCGATTAGTGGTAGCCACCTACCGCTCACTCGCCGATTGGCAACGCTGGTACGAATCTGCTGAGCGTCGCGCCCTAATGGATAGATTGCGCCCAATGTTAGAGCGCGATGAGCTGATTAAGATCTACGAACACTAA
- a CDS encoding enoyl-CoA hydratase/isomerase family protein, translating to MSCVLFTEHPTQSGHKILEITLNAERSLHALSLEMIELMQPALEQAQQDDAILAVVLNSTGEKAFCAGGDVVGLYRAIIAGDDLEAPTNFFTREYTLDYTIHTIAKPIICWGSGIVMGGGMGIMNGCSHRVVTQTTHMAMPEVTIGLYPDVAGSWFLNRMPGRTGLFLGLTGNPIYAADALYLGLADRFVDAAKQPELIEKLKAADWRSNSHMTVTAILRDMEQASQAVYRTDSPIQDHFQFIQQITDKDSVAEIVAAMAEIESDDPWIARSKKAIGHGSPLSIVLIAEQLKRCRHLSLKEVFKAELTLSVQCCMSGEFAEGVRALLVDKDGSPNWRYNSVSEVPTEAVAAHFVEPWGNHPLANL from the coding sequence ATGAGTTGCGTTCTCTTTACTGAGCACCCTACCCAATCAGGCCATAAAATTCTCGAAATCACTCTAAATGCAGAGCGTTCACTTCACGCCCTTTCACTAGAGATGATAGAGCTGATGCAACCCGCCCTTGAACAGGCACAGCAGGACGATGCAATCCTTGCGGTCGTACTTAACAGTACCGGAGAGAAAGCTTTCTGCGCTGGAGGTGATGTCGTTGGGCTCTACCGCGCCATCATTGCCGGTGATGATTTAGAGGCGCCAACAAACTTCTTTACCCGTGAATACACCTTGGACTACACCATCCACACCATTGCCAAACCGATCATCTGCTGGGGTAGCGGAATCGTAATGGGCGGCGGCATGGGCATCATGAATGGCTGTAGCCACCGTGTTGTAACGCAAACCACTCACATGGCGATGCCTGAGGTGACTATCGGTCTATATCCAGATGTCGCCGGTAGTTGGTTCCTAAACCGCATGCCAGGTCGAACTGGGCTCTTTCTTGGTCTAACTGGCAACCCTATCTATGCCGCAGACGCCCTCTACCTGGGATTAGCTGACCGTTTTGTTGATGCTGCTAAACAGCCTGAGCTAATTGAAAAGCTTAAAGCTGCAGATTGGAGATCGAATAGTCACATGACAGTGACTGCCATTCTAAGAGATATGGAGCAGGCCTCTCAGGCTGTCTATCGAACGGACTCCCCTATCCAAGACCACTTCCAATTCATTCAACAGATTACCGACAAGGATTCGGTAGCTGAAATCGTTGCAGCAATGGCCGAGATTGAGAGTGATGATCCTTGGATAGCACGCTCTAAAAAGGCGATTGGTCACGGCAGCCCACTATCAATTGTGTTGATTGCGGAGCAGCTTAAACGTTGCCGCCACCTATCGCTTAAAGAGGTCTTTAAGGCGGAACTTACTCTTTCCGTTCAGTGCTGTATGAGTGGTGAGTTTGCTGAGGGGGTTCGAGCGCTTCTGGTTGATAAGGATGGTTCACCCAACTGGCGTTACAATTCAGTGAGTGAGGTACCTACTGAAGCTGTTGCCGCCCACTTTGTGGAGCCTTGGGGCAACCACCCTCTCGCAAATCTGTAG
- a CDS encoding FixH family protein, with the protein MTEQTKDIGPWYKQSWLWFVLTPLIAVVIIASILMYFAITTADGIVKDDYYKVARGTEIDSTKTQEAQRLGLKGEFMVDSLTGDVRLTLASKEPLAETLTVDLVHPAHQKYDQTLTLRSVNGTGIYLGSLTKQLDGKRYLIVSTPDGRWNLRTEIVPPFDQNLFKLGAEN; encoded by the coding sequence ATGACCGAACAGACTAAAGATATTGGCCCTTGGTACAAACAGAGTTGGCTGTGGTTTGTACTGACCCCACTTATCGCTGTAGTAATCATCGCATCTATTTTGATGTACTTTGCGATTACAACTGCCGACGGCATAGTAAAAGATGACTACTACAAAGTTGCTCGCGGAACTGAGATCGACTCGACAAAAACTCAGGAGGCACAACGTCTTGGCCTTAAAGGTGAGTTCATGGTCGATTCTTTGACCGGTGATGTGCGTCTTACACTAGCCTCTAAAGAGCCACTGGCTGAAACACTTACAGTCGACCTAGTACATCCCGCACATCAGAAGTATGACCAGACCCTTACATTACGTTCGGTAAATGGTACTGGCATCTATCTAGGCAGTCTTACTAAACAACTTGATGGCAAGCGTTACTTGATTGTCAGCACACCAGATGGTCGTTGGAACCTACGCACTGAAATAGTACCTCCGTTTGACCAAAACCTGTTTAAGCTTGGCGCTGAAAATTAA
- a CDS encoding ProQ/FINO family protein, which produces MSQVISQIVEDTQRMISQAEDALQRLESNKRASNGHAVKENRALTEQTQTAPRNKNREANQAAVELLIESYPNTFSLDEPKPLKIGIQDDLVSDEKVSRGKIKRALATYVRNPRYLSSMVAGVQRVDLTGADAGEVTADDEKHAKAKLDEYKARRKERINQQRKEQRNNERDERISNKLEALVAKTNRR; this is translated from the coding sequence ATGAGTCAAGTTATCAGCCAGATCGTAGAAGATACGCAGCGTATGATCAGCCAAGCTGAAGATGCGTTGCAGCGTTTAGAAAGTAACAAGCGTGCGTCTAACGGCCATGCAGTCAAAGAGAATAGAGCGTTGACAGAACAGACTCAAACCGCGCCTCGCAATAAAAATCGCGAAGCGAACCAAGCAGCCGTAGAGCTTCTTATTGAGAGTTACCCAAATACCTTCAGTCTAGATGAGCCGAAGCCACTTAAAATCGGTATTCAGGATGATCTGGTAAGTGATGAGAAAGTAAGCCGCGGTAAAATTAAGCGCGCCTTGGCGACATACGTTCGTAACCCTCGCTACCTCTCTTCAATGGTTGCAGGTGTTCAGCGTGTTGACTTAACCGGTGCTGATGCGGGTGAAGTGACTGCAGACGATGAAAAACACGCTAAAGCTAAGTTGGATGAGTATAAAGCGCGTCGTAAAGAGCGTATCAACCAACAGCGTAAAGAGCAGCGTAATAACGAGCGTGATGAGCGCATATCTAACAAGCTAGAAGCGCTTGTAGCGAAGACTAATCGCCGTTAA
- the ccoO gene encoding cytochrome-c oxidase, cbb3-type subunit II: MIKHETIEKNIGLMALLIIIVISGGGLAEIVPLFFQSSTTKPIEGLRTYSALELEGRDIYIREGCTVCHTQMIRPFRAETERYGHFSTANEFVYEHPFVWGSKRTGPDLARVGGRYSDDWHRAHLYNPRDVVPESKMPSYPWLFENKLTGKDTAAKMGALRKLGVPFTDEQVATARENVEGKYEIDAVVAYLQALGKMHSQYNNKR; encoded by the coding sequence ATGATTAAACATGAAACGATAGAAAAGAATATCGGCCTGATGGCCCTACTGATCATCATCGTGATCAGTGGCGGCGGTCTAGCTGAGATCGTTCCTCTATTCTTCCAGAGCTCTACTACCAAGCCAATTGAAGGTCTTCGCACCTACTCTGCGCTTGAGCTAGAAGGTCGTGATATCTACATCCGTGAAGGCTGTACTGTATGTCACACGCAGATGATTCGTCCGTTCCGTGCAGAAACTGAGCGCTACGGTCACTTCTCTACTGCGAACGAGTTCGTTTACGAGCACCCATTTGTTTGGGGTTCTAAGCGTACTGGTCCTGACCTAGCTCGTGTTGGTGGCCGTTACTCTGACGACTGGCACCGCGCTCACCTGTACAACCCACGTGACGTAGTACCTGAGTCTAAAATGCCTTCTTACCCATGGCTGTTCGAGAACAAGCTAACCGGTAAAGACACTGCTGCGAAAATGGGCGCTCTACGTAAACTAGGCGTGCCATTTACTGACGAGCAGGTTGCTACAGCACGTGAAAACGTGGAAGGCAAATATGAGATTGATGCAGTAGTCGCTTACCTTCAGGCACTCGGCAAAATGCATTCTCAGTACAACAACAAACGGTAA
- the ccoP gene encoding cytochrome-c oxidase, cbb3-type subunit III codes for MSAFWSAWITVITLAVVFGVTWLLLATRKGETSKEETDQTLGHEFDGIQEYDNPLPRWWFQLFLATVIFSLGYLALYPGLGNYKGLLGWTSANQWEEEMAHAEEVYKPVFAKYAALSVEELNQPGNETGLKMGQRMFSNNCAVCHGQGGQGAYGFPTLTDSDWLYGGEPAQIITTIVNGRRGAMPAWGPVLGEDGVQDVTNYVLSLSGKTVDTEAAARGQTQFNTLCAACHMPTGKGMQALGAPNLTDNVWLYGGDFEQVAHSIRAGRAGVMPAHKDLLSEDKIKLISAYVYSLSK; via the coding sequence ATGAGTGCTTTTTGGAGCGCATGGATTACAGTCATCACACTGGCCGTTGTATTCGGCGTAACATGGCTGTTGCTAGCAACTCGTAAGGGTGAAACTAGCAAAGAAGAAACAGATCAGACTCTAGGTCACGAGTTCGATGGTATTCAAGAGTACGATAACCCGCTTCCACGCTGGTGGTTCCAGCTGTTCCTAGCGACAGTTATCTTCTCTTTAGGCTACCTAGCTCTATACCCAGGTCTTGGTAACTACAAAGGCCTACTAGGTTGGACTTCGGCTAACCAGTGGGAAGAAGAGATGGCGCATGCGGAAGAGGTTTACAAACCTGTATTCGCTAAATACGCAGCCCTTTCTGTAGAAGAACTAAACCAACCAGGTAACGAAACTGGCCTTAAAATGGGTCAGCGTATGTTCTCTAACAACTGTGCAGTGTGTCACGGTCAGGGCGGTCAGGGTGCTTACGGCTTCCCTACCCTAACTGATAGCGACTGGTTGTACGGTGGTGAGCCAGCACAAATCATCACGACCATTGTTAACGGTCGTCGTGGTGCAATGCCAGCTTGGGGCCCTGTCCTAGGTGAAGATGGTGTTCAGGACGTTACAAACTACGTTCTTAGCCTGAGTGGTAAAACTGTAGATACTGAAGCGGCTGCTCGCGGACAGACTCAGTTCAATACACTTTGTGCTGCATGTCACATGCCAACTGGTAAAGGGATGCAGGCACTTGGCGCACCTAACCTAACGGACAACGTTTGGTTGTACGGTGGAGATTTTGAGCAGGTAGCTCACTCTATCCGCGCAGGTCGTGCCGGTGTAATGCCAGCTCACAAAGATCTTCTCTCTGAAGACAAGATCAAGCTGATCTCTGCATACGTCTACAGCCTGTCTAAGTAA
- a CDS encoding cysteine dioxygenase, protein MQILSGKMEQFIQQMTQLIDAGAEEPELLNQGAKHLGELVAKDDWLPESCTLPDPKFYRQYLLYCDPQDRFSVVSFVWGPGQKTPIHDHTVWGLIGMLRGEEIETSFTFDEGKLIEGATEKLSPGMVGKVSPTIGDVHRVANALDDQVSISIHVYGADIGKVNRHVFTEQGEVKPFVSGYSNSSLPDFN, encoded by the coding sequence ATGCAGATTCTTTCAGGCAAAATGGAACAGTTTATCCAGCAGATGACGCAGCTTATTGATGCTGGAGCTGAAGAGCCAGAACTTCTTAATCAAGGTGCCAAACACCTCGGCGAATTAGTGGCCAAAGATGACTGGTTACCAGAAAGCTGCACACTGCCTGATCCTAAGTTCTACCGACAGTACCTACTCTACTGCGATCCACAGGATCGCTTTTCAGTCGTGAGTTTCGTGTGGGGACCTGGGCAAAAGACCCCAATCCACGACCATACAGTCTGGGGCCTTATTGGTATGCTTAGGGGCGAAGAGATCGAAACCAGCTTTACCTTCGATGAGGGGAAACTTATCGAGGGTGCCACTGAGAAGCTATCGCCTGGCATGGTTGGCAAGGTCTCACCCACTATTGGCGACGTGCACCGCGTTGCCAATGCGCTTGATGACCAGGTCTCCATTAGCATTCATGTCTATGGTGCTGATATTGGCAAGGTAAACCGACATGTATTCACAGAACAGGGCGAAGTAAAACCCTTTGTTTCAGGTTACAGCAACAGCTCACTCCCTGACTTTAATTAA
- the tusA gene encoding sulfurtransferase TusA gives MPCNETRNSSVSSESEAKQLDARGLFCPEPVMMLHNKIADIAVGDELEVLATDPSTQRDIPKFCNFLGHELVSQEVQDDLYMFRIRKG, from the coding sequence ATGCCTTGCAACGAAACAAGGAATAGCTCAGTGAGTAGTGAATCTGAAGCCAAGCAACTTGATGCACGTGGTCTCTTTTGCCCCGAGCCCGTCATGATGTTGCACAACAAAATCGCCGACATTGCGGTGGGTGATGAACTTGAAGTGCTAGCGACAGATCCATCTACACAGCGCGATATTCCAAAGTTTTGTAACTTTTTAGGCCATGAACTTGTATCTCAAGAGGTGCAAGATGACCTATATATGTTTAGGATTCGGAAAGGCTGA